The Mytilus trossulus isolate FHL-02 chromosome 3, PNRI_Mtr1.1.1.hap1, whole genome shotgun sequence genome contains a region encoding:
- the LOC134712536 gene encoding uncharacterized protein LOC134712536, whose protein sequence is MDKGYHFIVAFLFAIVAVQQISSAPDNEGTEFVIAYMENIAVAYEIELFITTTRTSMVNVQVTAPKYSSSINEQFTVTAGTVKQLFFNPGLRMSGSSSSSKGILVSASDEVVIYGVNKERYSNDAFLGVPIDVLGTEYYAVTWYPASQQCELAVAGVIDNTVVSFTFPASMSSSVTYDGVSYSGGSTLTVTLHQFDTIQLINSDADLTGTYIHSDKKIAAFSGNKKTTIGTGTSSDHLVEQLTPVGTWGKNFITVPIPLRTTGDYFKYIASEAGTTVTISGGFTETFTLANAGDFEERLVPSTAYCYVSADKAIKVVQFCLSQQSSNELSDPMMMIIPPVEQFGADYTFATPRYSQGSYDNYFMFVVKRAEKDGLLVDGAAFPSATVYNDINVGGTDYVAGYISVSDGSHTIRHQSTISIFGGYLYGQAQYETYGFTTGMRLAPINTVCVPTTNVMGDGYDNDCDGLIDEEICNNGADDDGDGVDDEDCAKPSPIDGNWAAWSAYDACSVTCNPIGTNTNGLQARTRNCSDPEPEWGGLQCVGSDTESQSCVSSITCPIDGIWSDWSIWGACSVTCESGVEMRNRTCNNPAPQYGGQDCQGSDSDSQTCTLSMCPIDGNYTDWSSWSVCTVSCGGGTQDRTRSCTNPVQQYGGNDCSQIGSDYEQEACNTQVCIIDGAWSQWGNFGQCSVTCGGGQYTRSRTCSDPYPQNGGLSCSGDSSEFTDCNTQACPTASSGTYVQLCPSGWFTCATGSSNCIEDGFKCDCMDDCGDASDETENYAGCSPQQLAVCTAKSSSTRIIASLVSFLVATLACVMKNYH, encoded by the exons ATGGATAAAG gATATCACTTTATTGTTGCCTTTCTGTTTGCTATAGTTGCAGTTCAACAAATTTCTTCAG CTCCCGACAATGAAGGCACTGAGTTTGTCATTGCGTACATGGAAAACATTGCTGTTGCTTATGAAATAGAATTATTCATCACCACTACGAGAACGAGTATGGTGAATGTCCAGGTCACGGCACCAAAATATTCTTCTTCAATTAATGAACAGTTTACAGTTACAGCGGGAACAGTAAAACAGCTATTCTTTAACCCAGGTCTACGTATGTCGGGTTCGAGTTCTTCCAGCAAAGGTATTCTTGTATCAGCTAGTGATGAAGTTGTTATTTACGGTGTAAATAAAGAGAGATATTCGAACGACGCGTTTCTTGGAGTTCCAATAGATGTTTTAGGTACAGAGTATTACGCCGTCACGTGGTACCCAGCATCTCAACAGTGTGAACTAGCGGTTGCAGGTGTCATCGATAACACTGTTGTGTCATTTACCTTTCCAGCTAGTATGAGTAGTTCAGTCACGTATGATGGAGTGAGCTATTCAGGAGGAAGCACACTTACCGTAACACTACACCAGTTTGACACAATTCAACTGATAAACAGTGATGCAGATTTGACAGGCACGTATATACACTCCGATAAAAAGATAGCAGCTTTTAGTGGaaacaagaaaacaacaatAGGAACTGGGACTAGTTCGGACCACCTCGTAGAACAGCTTACACCAGTAGGCACATGGGGAAAGAATTTCATTACTGTCCCAATACCACTAAGGACAACAGGAGACTATTTCAAGTACATTGCTAGTGAGGCGGGAACCACCGTGACTATTTCTGGTGGATTTACTGAAACGTTTACGTTAGCTAACGCCGGTGACTTTGAGGAAAGACTTGTTCCGTCCACTGCTTATTGTTATGTTTCAGCTGACAAAGCTATTAAAGTTGTCCAATTCTGTCTCAGTCAACAATCGAGTAACGAGTTATCCGACCCAATGATGATGATTATTCCCCCTGTTGAACAGTTTGGTGCCGATTACACGTTTGCTACGCCGAGGTATTCACAGGGTTCATATGATAACTACTTTATGTTTGTCGTCAAAAGAGCAGAAAAAGATGGATTGCTTGTAGATGGAGCAGCATTTCCCTCAGCCACAGTTTACAATGATATCAATGTTGGCGGAACAGATTACGTTGCCGGTTACATTTCTGTATCAGATGGTTCACACACAATTCGCCACCAATCTACAATCTCAATCTTTGGAGGTTACTTATATGGCCAGGCACAATATGAAACATACGGGTTTACAACTGGTATGAGACTGGCACCAATAAATACG GTTTGCGTACCAACAACCAATGTCATGGGTGATGGTTACGACAATGACTGTGATGGACTTATCGATGAGGAAATATGCAATAACGGAGCAG ATGATGATGGCGATGGTGTTGATGACGAAGACTGTGCTAAACCATCACCAA tTGATGGGAACTGGGCAGCGTGGAGTGCTTATGACGCATGCTCAGTTACATGTAACCCTATTGGAACAAATACTAATGGATTACAAGCAAGAACAAGGAACTGTTCTGATCCAGAACCTGAGTGGGGAGGATTACAGTGTGTGGGTTCTGACACTGAATCACAGTCGTGCGTTTCTTCTATAACTTGTCCAA TTGATGGTATCTGGTCTGACTGGAGTATATGGGGAGCTTGTTCTGTTACCTGCGAAAGTGGTGTTGAAATGCGTAACAGAACTTGTAATAATCCAGCCCCTCAGTATGGTGGTCAAGACTGTCAAGGTTCAGACTCAGATTCTCAGACGTGTACACTGTCCATGTGTCCAA tCGATGGTAATTACACTGATTGGAGTTCATGGAGCGTTTGTACGGTTTCATGTGGTGGAGGCACACAAGATAGAACCAGAAGTTGTACCAACCCGGTTCAACAATACGGCGGTAACGATTGTTCTCAGATTGGCAGTGATTATGAACAAGAAGCCTGTAATACACAAGTTTGTATAA TTGATGGAGCCTGGTCACAGTGGGGTAACTTTGGTCAGTGTTCAGTGACTTGTGGAGGTGGACAATATACAAGATCCAGAACTTGTTCTGATCCTTATCCACAAAATGGTGGATTGTCATGTTCAGGAGATTCAAGCGAGTTTACTGATTGCAATACACAGGCATGTCCAACGGCATCATCTGGAACATATGTACAG tTGTGTCCTTCTGGTTGGTTTACCTGTGCTACTGGTTCCTCTAACTGTATCGAGGATGGTTTTAAATGTGATTGCATGGATGACTGTGGTGACGCAAGTGATGAAACTGAAAACTACGCTGGGTGTTCTCCTCAGCAACTCGCCGTCTGTACGGCTAAAAGTTCATCTACACGAA tcataGCTTCACTCGTCAGCTTTCTAGTAGCCACGCTCGCATGTGttatgaaaaactatcattaG